One Bos taurus isolate L1 Dominette 01449 registration number 42190680 breed Hereford chromosome 16, ARS-UCD2.0, whole genome shotgun sequence DNA window includes the following coding sequences:
- the CYB5R1 gene encoding NADH-cytochrome b5 reductase 1: MGLQPSPVLLASLGVGLLTLLGVALGAYLVRRSRRPPVTLLDPNEKYQLRLLDKTTVNHNTKRFRFALPTAHHVLGLPVGKHVYLSARIDGSLVIRPYTPVTSDEDQGYVDLVIKVYLKGVHPKFPEGGKMSQYLDSLKIGDVVEFRGPSGLLTYAGKGKFNIQPNKKAPPEARVARNLGMIAGGTGITPMLQLIRAILKDPEDPTQCFLLFANQTEKDIILREDLEELQARHPGRFKLWFTLDHPPEGWAYSKGFVSVDMIREHLPAPGEDVLLLLCGPPPMVQLACHPSLDKLGYSPKMRFTY; encoded by the exons ATGGGGCTGCAGCCA AGCCCGGTCCTGCTGGCCTCCCTGGGCGTGGGGCTGCTGACGCTGCTCGGCGTGGCTCTGGGCGCCTACCTGGTGCGGAGGTCCCGCCGGCCGCCGGTCACGCTCCTGGACCCCAATGAGAAGTACCAGCTGCGACTGCTAGACAAGACG ACCGTGAACCACAACACCAAGAGGTTCCGCTTTGCCCTGCCGACGGCTCACCACGTTCTGGGGCTGCCTGTGG GCAAACATGTCTACCTCTCTGCCCGGATCGATGGCAGCCTGGTCATCAGGCCGTACACTCCCGTCACCAGCGATGAGGACCAGGGCTACGTGGATCTTGTCATCAAG GTCTATCTGAAGGGTGTGCACCCCAAATTCCCTGAGGGAGGGAAGATGTCTCAGTACCTGGATAGCCTGAAGATTGGGGACGTGGTGGAGTTTCGGGGGCCAAGCGGGCTGCTTACTTATGCCGGAAAAG GGAAGTTTAACATCCAGCCCAACAAAAAGGCTCCACCAGAAGCGCGCGTGGCCAGGAACCTGGGAATGATTGCCGGAGGCACAG GAATCACTCCAATGCTGCAGCTGATCCGGGCCATCCTGAAAGACCCAGAAGATCCCACCCAGTGCTTTCTGCTGTTTGCCAACCAG ACTGAAAAGGACATCATCTTACGAGAGGACTTGGAGGAGCTGCAGGCCCGACACCCCGGCCGCTTTAAGCTCTGGTTCACCCTGGATCACCCCCCAGAAG GTTGGGCCTACAGCAAGGGCTTCGTCTCTGTGGACATGATCCGGGAGCACCTGCCCGCTCCCGGGGAagacgtgctgctgctgctctgcggGCCACCCCCGATGGTGCAGCTGGCCTGCCACCCCAGCCTGGACAAACTGGGCTACTCGCCAAAGATGCGCTTCACCTACTGA
- the ADIPOR1 gene encoding adiponectin receptor protein 1 isoform X1 encodes MSSHKGPAVAQGNGAPASNRAADTVELAELGPLLEEKGKRAVTSPTKAEEEQACPGPQEEEEEVRVLTLPLQAHHAMEKMEEFVYKVWEGRWRVIPYDVLPDWLKDNDYLLHGHRPPMPSFRACFRSIFRIHTETGNIWTHLLGFVLFLFLGILTMLRPNMYFMAPLQEKVVFGMFFLGAVLCLSFSWLFHTVYCHSEKVSRTFSKLDYSGIALLIMGSFVPWLYYSFYCSPQPRLIYLSIVCVLGISAIIVAQWDRFATPKHRQTRAGVFLGLGLSGVVPTMHFTIAEGFVKATTVGQMGWFFLMAVMYITGAGLYAARIPERFFPGKFDIWFQSHQIFHVLVVAAAFVHFYGVSNLQEFRYGLEGGCTDDSLL; translated from the exons ATGTCGTCTCACAAGGGACCCGCGGTGGCCCAGGGCAACGGGGCTCCCGCTAGCAACAGGGCGGCTGACACAGTGGAGCTGGCCGAGCTGGGACCCCTGCTCGAGGAGAAGGGCAAGCGGGCGGTCACCAGCCCAACCAAA GCCGAGGAGGAGCAAGCCTGCCCAGGGccgcaggaggaggaggaagaggtgcGAGTGCTCACACTGCCCCTGCAGGCCCACCACGCCATGGAGAAGATGGAGGAGTTCGTGTACAAG GTCTGGGAGGGCCGCTGGAGGGTCATCCCGTACGACGTGCTCCCGGACTGGCTGAAGGACAACGACTACCTACTGCACGGCCACCGGCCGCCCATGCCCTCCTTCCGCGCCTGCTTCAGGAGCATCTTCCGCATCCACACGGAGACCGGCAACATCTGGACGCACCTGCTCG GTTTCGTGCTGTTTCTTTTCCTGGGAATCCTGACCATGCTGAGGCCAAACATGTACTTCATGGCCCCCCTCCAGGAGAAGGTGGTGTTCGGGATGTTCTTCCTGGGAGCAGTGCTCTGCCTCAGCTTCTCCTGGCTCTTCCACACTGTCTACTGTCATTCAGAGAAAGTCTCCCGGACCTTCTCCAA GCTGGACTATTCAGGGATCGCCCTGCTGATCATGGGGAGCTTCGTGCCCTGGCTCTACTACTCCTTCTACTGCTCCCCACAGCCTCGGCTCATCTACCTCTCCATCGTCTGCGTCCTGGGCATCTCCGCCATCATCGTGGCGCAGTGGGACCGGTTTGCCACGCCCAAGCACCGGCAGACAAGAGCAG GGGTGTTCCTGGGGCTTGGCTTGAGCGGCGTCGTGCCTACCATGCACTTCACGATCGCGGAGGGCTTCGTCAAGGCCACCACGGTGGGCCAGATGGGCTGGTTCTTCCTCATGGCTGTGATGTACATCACCGGAGCCGGCCTCTATGCTGCACGCATCCCTGAGCgcttcttccctggaaaattcgaCATATGG TTCCAGTCTCATCAGATCTTCCATGTCCTGGTGGTGGCAGCCGCCTTCGTCCACTTCTACGGGGTCTCCAACCTTCAGGAGTTCCGATACGGCCTGGAAGGGGGCTGTACTGACGACTCCCTCCTCTGA
- the CYB5R1 gene encoding NADH-cytochrome b5 reductase 1 isoform X1, translated as MGLQPVRPLLRTPRRGTPPPLGPGTQSPVLLASLGVGLLTLLGVALGAYLVRRSRRPPVTLLDPNEKYQLRLLDKTTVNHNTKRFRFALPTAHHVLGLPVGKHVYLSARIDGSLVIRPYTPVTSDEDQGYVDLVIKVYLKGVHPKFPEGGKMSQYLDSLKIGDVVEFRGPSGLLTYAGKGKFNIQPNKKAPPEARVARNLGMIAGGTGITPMLQLIRAILKDPEDPTQCFLLFANQTEKDIILREDLEELQARHPGRFKLWFTLDHPPEGWAYSKGFVSVDMIREHLPAPGEDVLLLLCGPPPMVQLACHPSLDKLGYSPKMRFTY; from the exons ATGGGGCTGCAGCCAGTAAGACCCTTGCTCCGTACCCCGCGCCGGGGGACTCCGCCCCCTCTGGGACCCGGCACTCAG AGCCCGGTCCTGCTGGCCTCCCTGGGCGTGGGGCTGCTGACGCTGCTCGGCGTGGCTCTGGGCGCCTACCTGGTGCGGAGGTCCCGCCGGCCGCCGGTCACGCTCCTGGACCCCAATGAGAAGTACCAGCTGCGACTGCTAGACAAGACG ACCGTGAACCACAACACCAAGAGGTTCCGCTTTGCCCTGCCGACGGCTCACCACGTTCTGGGGCTGCCTGTGG GCAAACATGTCTACCTCTCTGCCCGGATCGATGGCAGCCTGGTCATCAGGCCGTACACTCCCGTCACCAGCGATGAGGACCAGGGCTACGTGGATCTTGTCATCAAG GTCTATCTGAAGGGTGTGCACCCCAAATTCCCTGAGGGAGGGAAGATGTCTCAGTACCTGGATAGCCTGAAGATTGGGGACGTGGTGGAGTTTCGGGGGCCAAGCGGGCTGCTTACTTATGCCGGAAAAG GGAAGTTTAACATCCAGCCCAACAAAAAGGCTCCACCAGAAGCGCGCGTGGCCAGGAACCTGGGAATGATTGCCGGAGGCACAG GAATCACTCCAATGCTGCAGCTGATCCGGGCCATCCTGAAAGACCCAGAAGATCCCACCCAGTGCTTTCTGCTGTTTGCCAACCAG ACTGAAAAGGACATCATCTTACGAGAGGACTTGGAGGAGCTGCAGGCCCGACACCCCGGCCGCTTTAAGCTCTGGTTCACCCTGGATCACCCCCCAGAAG GTTGGGCCTACAGCAAGGGCTTCGTCTCTGTGGACATGATCCGGGAGCACCTGCCCGCTCCCGGGGAagacgtgctgctgctgctctgcggGCCACCCCCGATGGTGCAGCTGGCCTGCCACCCCAGCCTGGACAAACTGGGCTACTCGCCAAAGATGCGCTTCACCTACTGA
- the MGAT4F gene encoding alpha-1,6-mannosyl-glycoprotein 4-beta-N-acetylglucosaminyltransferase-like — protein sequence MPRAAPGPRTVHGCLCKYLMVVVSLILLGSFLQERLEEQLMYSLLVEEKKKILWQLNQQQISSEIKNHLQAFKDMQKTSPGLQRAKYKLLAGAPPHKKKLLTVGISSALHPHESHLLDALRALFQASSGPELGCVVVLVSLSDSDPEWLSQTVANISDLFQAHIEARQLLVVRAQLGGPPPLHTLRPEDLPSSCEALYSVQKADHALLMNFAANLSEYFLMLDDQVRCMPKFISTIYWTLSAWKELPWVTLEFSSLSFAGKVFRSSDLPRLASFLLVFPKDTPMHVLLSEFPPLLAQSTPIRFGSSVFYHVGNRSGLESACFPADKEKVFGEPDNPPASVRTDMVMLSDNIPQYAYTLNKESFATLNPVRGNYLTVILEEPQKVTRVEVLTGSDKEGKHQLRRGQVELGFGPLEDLQGCARYTLLGPVVEGRLDQMVSYEEDSLEALGCIRLLVLEAQESWLLIRQIKVWTTEYDEEEEG from the exons ATGCCAAG AGCTGCTCCAGGTCCCCGGACCGTGCACGGCTGCCTCTGCAAGTACCTCATGGTCGTCGTGTCCCTGATCCTCCTGGGCTCCTTCCTCCAAGAGAGGCTTGAAGAACAGCTTATGTACAGTTTACTGGTG gaggaaaagaagaagatACTGTGGCAACTCAACCAGCAGCAAATCAGCTCTGAAATCAAGAACCATCTGCAGGCCTTCAAGGACATGCAGAAAACCTCCCCAGGGCTCCAACGCGCCAAGTACAAGCTCCTGGCCGGGGCCCCTCCCCACAAAAAGA AGCTGCTGACGGTGGGCATCTCCTCGGCACTGCATCCCCACGAGAGCCACCTCCTGGACGCCCTGCGCGCCCTGTTCCAGGCGTCCTCAGGCCCCGAGCTGGGCTGTGTCGTGGTGCTGGTGTCCCTGTCCGACTCCGACCCTGAATGGCTCAGCCAGACGGTGGCCAACATCTCTGACCTCTTCCAAGCACACATCGAGGCCCGGCAGCTGCTGGTGGTCCGGGCCCAGCTTGGCGGGCCCCCTCCCCTACACACCCTGAGACCAGAGGACCTCCCCTCGTCCTGCGAGGCCCTGTACTCCGTGCAGAAGGCCGACCACGCCCTCCTCATGAACTTCGCTGCCAACCTCTCCGAATACTTCCTGATGCTGGACGACCAGGTTCGCTGCATGCCCAAGTTCATTTCCACCATCTACTGGACGCTGTCTGCTTGGAAGGAGCTGCCTTGGGTGACCCTAGAGTTCTCTAGCCTGAGCTTTGCGGGGAAGGTGTTCCGCTCCAGCGACCTCCCCCGCCTGGCCTCCTTCCTCCTCGTTTTCCCCAAGGACACGCCCATGCACGTGCTTCTCTCTGAGTTCCCTCCTCTCCTGGCCCAGAGCACGCCAATCCGCTTCGGCTCCTCAGTCTTCTACCACGTGGGCAACCGTTCAGGGCTGGAGAGCGCCTGCTTCCCTGCAGACAAGGAGAAGGTCTTTGGCGAGCCCGACAACCCCCCAGCCAGCGTGCGCACGGACATGGTGATGCTGTCCGACAACATCCCGCAGTACGCCTACACCCTGAACAAGGAGAGCTTTGCCACCCTCAACCCCGTCCGAGGCAACTACCTGACGGTGATCCTGGAGGAGCCCCAGAAGGTCACCCGCGTCGAGGTGCTGACGGGCTCCGACAAAGAAGGGAAGCACCAGCTGCGGCGAGGGCAGGTGGAGCTGGGCTTCGGGCCCCTGGAGGACCTCCAGGGCTGTGCTCGCTACACCCTGCTCGGCCCTGTGGTGGAGGGACGCCTGGACCAGATGGTGTCTTATgaagaagactccctggaggcGCTGGGCTGCATCCGGCTGCTGGTGCTGGAGGCCCAGGAGTCCTGGCTTCTGATCAGGCAGATCAAAGTCTGGACCACGGAGTATGACGAGGAAGAGGAAGGGTAG